One segment of bacterium DNA contains the following:
- a CDS encoding right-handed parallel beta-helix repeat-containing protein: MRSLIVLSSALLTATVICFAQICSPASLPFAENFDSPSLDSCWTWINEDTSGWSLTERPWWLRMWTSNVGGENYLQRVITDSCFRIETKLEIETGAYGGAGLYVWFNGTDNINVVRQPDGGIRTHFWTDGQLETAAIGQSWNPCFLRIEKRGTAYSAFASPDSLAWTYMATWHRTSGSEAPIKYGFDAYNWPPDGPNIPADFDYFRVDPLQGTNVCGDVSGVWDSTGSPYYVTCEITVPLGQTLEIRPGVRVLFTGHYKFNVYGNLQATGTEQDSIVFTRAYPAEELKWWGIRFQGTSADGHLAYCVVENGHASGGDNDNSAGGILLSQCSPLIEYSSIRNNVADSDGGGIVCIDHSSPTIRDCDIFGNSAAFGGGIICRLYSMPLFQRCRILNNAATYGYGGGVHDYLYAVPTFDHCVIAGNSSVWCGAGAQFEEGCGGLFVNCTFSENLTSAEGGALCLTGNSSAELRNCILWNNQASTSPEIHLWNSAVTVSWSDVAGNYQGLGNIDADPLLIDPVNGNFHLQSASPCIDTGDPNSPRGPDSTRADMGAVPFIHTTLMVSPVALNFGLIDLGVDSTMQLTMFNPTAQAIPVTGVSCASTAFTVGTNGFDGVVAPYSGHQLPVTFTPTRAGSFPDTIVIMATQQIDSIIRIPLFGEAQVILPSVDSLVVQKGPTNGIRLDWAPVTHSISGQPVENVIYVIYGSMTASGPFVPFGYATTNSYVHAFILNTQPAYFYQVTADVEAGSALQQHGSAGQRE, encoded by the coding sequence ATGAGAAGCCTGATAGTACTTTCTTCAGCGTTACTGACGGCGACCGTAATCTGCTTTGCCCAGATCTGCTCACCTGCTTCGCTTCCGTTTGCCGAGAATTTTGATTCCCCGTCGCTGGATTCCTGTTGGACTTGGATCAATGAAGACACGAGCGGGTGGAGTCTGACAGAAAGGCCATGGTGGCTAAGGATGTGGACCAGCAATGTCGGCGGTGAGAATTATTTGCAACGGGTGATCACGGATAGTTGCTTCAGAATTGAGACGAAACTTGAGATAGAGACTGGGGCATACGGTGGAGCCGGTCTCTATGTGTGGTTCAATGGCACGGACAATATCAATGTTGTGCGTCAACCGGATGGAGGAATTCGAACTCACTTCTGGACTGACGGGCAACTCGAAACCGCTGCAATAGGGCAATCGTGGAATCCTTGTTTCCTTCGAATCGAAAAACGGGGCACCGCCTATTCAGCGTTTGCATCTCCCGACTCTCTCGCGTGGACCTATATGGCCACATGGCATAGAACTTCAGGCTCAGAGGCACCGATAAAGTATGGCTTCGATGCTTACAATTGGCCACCAGATGGCCCGAATATTCCCGCAGACTTCGACTACTTTCGCGTTGATCCCCTTCAAGGCACCAATGTATGCGGTGATGTTTCCGGCGTCTGGGACTCGACAGGATCGCCATACTATGTTACGTGTGAGATAACCGTGCCCTTGGGTCAGACTCTTGAAATCAGACCCGGCGTACGTGTGTTGTTTACCGGGCACTACAAATTCAATGTGTACGGCAACCTCCAGGCGACTGGAACGGAGCAGGACTCGATTGTGTTCACGCGAGCTTATCCGGCTGAAGAATTGAAGTGGTGGGGAATTCGCTTTCAGGGTACGAGCGCTGATGGGCATCTGGCCTACTGCGTGGTCGAGAATGGTCATGCAAGCGGAGGAGATAATGACAACAGCGCCGGAGGCATCCTCTTATCGCAGTGTTCTCCATTAATCGAGTACTCGAGCATCCGGAACAACGTGGCCGACAGTGATGGCGGTGGAATTGTGTGCATCGATCACTCCTCTCCGACCATTCGTGACTGCGATATCTTCGGTAATTCGGCGGCTTTCGGCGGCGGAATTATTTGTCGTTTGTATTCGATGCCGCTCTTTCAGCGCTGCCGGATTCTGAACAACGCAGCAACTTATGGATATGGCGGCGGCGTGCACGATTATCTGTACGCAGTTCCAACGTTTGATCACTGCGTGATAGCCGGTAATAGCTCGGTTTGGTGTGGAGCGGGAGCACAGTTTGAAGAGGGCTGTGGTGGGCTGTTTGTCAACTGTACCTTCAGCGAGAACCTCACGAGCGCGGAAGGAGGCGCGCTTTGCCTGACTGGCAACAGCAGTGCTGAGCTTCGTAACTGCATTCTGTGGAATAACCAAGCCAGTACTTCCCCAGAAATCCACCTCTGGAATTCGGCGGTAACCGTGTCATGGTCGGATGTCGCCGGAAACTACCAAGGCCTTGGGAACATCGATGCTGATCCGTTGCTGATTGATCCAGTAAACGGCAACTTCCACTTGCAGTCAGCCTCTCCTTGCATTGATACCGGAGATCCGAATTCTCCACGTGGTCCGGATTCAACTCGGGCTGATATGGGGGCTGTTCCCTTCATCCATACCACATTGATGGTCAGTCCCGTCGCGCTCAATTTCGGGCTTATTGACCTGGGCGTTGACTCAACCATGCAACTGACGATGTTCAATCCGACAGCACAGGCAATCCCAGTCACCGGAGTGAGCTGCGCCTCGACTGCCTTTACTGTTGGCACCAACGGTTTCGACGGTGTAGTCGCGCCGTATTCAGGGCATCAGTTGCCCGTGACGTTTACTCCAACGCGTGCAGGCAGTTTCCCAGATACGATTGTGATAATGGCCACTCAGCAAATAGATAGCATCATTCGCATTCCGCTGTTTGGCGAGGCCCAGGTGATTTTGCCTTCAGTCGACAGCCTGGTTGTTCAGAAAGGCCCTACGAACGGAATTAGACTGGATTGGGCGCCTGTTACCCACTCGATCAGCGGACAGCCGGTCGAAAACGTAATCTACGTGATTTATGGCTCGATGACGGCCTCCGGTCCGTTTGTGCCCTTCGGATACGCTACAACCAACTCGTACGTGCACGCCTTCATCCTGAATACTCAGCCAGCGTATTTCTATCAGGTGACAGCGGATGTCGAAGCGGGATCTGCGCTGCAACAGCACGGCTCAGCAGGACAGCGTGAATAG
- a CDS encoding ThiF family adenylyltransferase, whose amino-acid sequence MNNDLRFLRQQDAVNMSRLTSLGITLIGAGAIGSASAVYLGKMGSCGLTIYDPDSVEDHNWSNQMYRDEDIGKLKCTALSEVMQQFGGHTPNAIAARYDDQPLTEVVISAVDSMVSRNTIFRAVRGQPTVKLYLDARMGLDTLIVYTLHPQVREERSRYWDSLHTDGDSLSEPCTARSVCYTPLMAVAVICNMVKRYVNDEAVPGRVVVDLATYTMMG is encoded by the coding sequence ATGAACAACGATCTTCGGTTCCTCCGCCAGCAAGACGCGGTCAACATGAGCCGTCTCACCAGCCTCGGCATCACCCTAATCGGTGCCGGTGCAATAGGAAGTGCTTCCGCTGTGTATCTCGGGAAGATGGGCTCCTGTGGCCTGACGATCTATGACCCAGACTCAGTGGAAGATCACAACTGGTCGAATCAGATGTACCGTGACGAAGACATTGGCAAGCTGAAGTGCACGGCCTTGTCCGAGGTAATGCAGCAGTTCGGTGGGCATACGCCAAATGCAATTGCCGCTAGGTACGACGATCAGCCACTAACCGAGGTAGTCATCTCGGCAGTGGATTCGATGGTTTCACGAAATACGATCTTTCGTGCCGTTCGCGGTCAGCCGACGGTCAAACTGTACTTGGATGCACGCATGGGACTCGACACTCTCATCGTCTACACTCTTCACCCGCAGGTTCGCGAAGAAAGAAGCCGCTATTGGGATTCGCTGCACACCGATGGCGATTCACTCTCCGAACCTTGTACAGCGCGTTCTGTGTGCTACACGCCACTTATGGCCGTTGCGGTGATCTGCAACATGGTTAAGCGCTATGTCAATGACGAAGCGGTTCCTGGTCGAGTCGTTGTTGACTTGGCGACATACACAATGATGGGGTGA
- a CDS encoding MoaD/ThiS family protein — MKCKVLCLGRSAKEIDISDGTTVEQAISQAGFPKDSSYTRHVNGSPAFDSDVLQEGAVLTLVPQVKGGI, encoded by the coding sequence ATGAAGTGCAAGGTTTTGTGTTTAGGACGTTCGGCCAAAGAGATAGACATCTCGGACGGCACCACGGTAGAGCAGGCGATCTCCCAGGCCGGGTTCCCCAAGGACAGTTCGTATACTCGGCATGTGAACGGCAGCCCGGCGTTCGACAGTGATGTGCTGCAGGAAGGGGCGGTTCTCACCCTAGTGCCCCAGGTGAAGGGTGGCATCTAA
- a CDS encoding sigma 54-interacting transcriptional regulator produces MRFRQVETVKRTTNDSLLPVKVTYEDTTPVVEEDEEEEVEYSSGIVDRARQVKDAIAERLFGSSYDDEEEEDDEDEGEEESCFDVRFYDRASPEPKSRKKSDDEVFCFDGYVLTPGLARAIKAVAPHAIFNEPILIEGAEGTGKDTLAHSIHQCSGLSGPFITVDCGSYRPDMFEDELHGTRTRVGLIDQAEGGVLYLKDIDKLTVPMQEILLAELESLLVSDDEEEEVDDEDEESEEEAQDESEEEPTTQLIACCSPRIKTLLSRRRFSQELYTSLKVGYAALPSLLDHPNAILPLLKLFVNAAESKRSGTTKTRKAPTAIDQYSYAKDVRATLTRLKWPGNYDDLIRCAERVRQEVTEKPGPITGAMIKRCLTGPTKSQAKKGTRAVERSTASPTPSSTAKPGLVGHSEAQVSESPTSIGKKPPINQLIKTSHPMIVIVPDKQLGPVSGVSMSRAWTQQHETEYQQLRLDDREWENTVRAVEQAARALCNSMFSGKSGVLKRALKDNWKGEFKRVLIARWVILAMEKHECDQATRLHRLGWLEEPKPGKDYQKKCESYRQYCYQLGFVQPKQGNVLERSFVWPEEQAWLDDYIPPR; encoded by the coding sequence ATGCGATTTCGGCAGGTCGAGACCGTAAAACGGACCACAAATGATTCTCTTCTGCCCGTCAAGGTTACTTACGAAGACACGACGCCAGTAGTCGAAGAAGACGAAGAAGAGGAAGTAGAATACTCTTCGGGAATCGTTGACCGGGCCAGGCAGGTGAAAGATGCCATCGCCGAGAGACTGTTTGGGTCATCCTACGATGACGAGGAAGAGGAGGACGATGAAGACGAGGGGGAAGAAGAATCGTGCTTCGATGTGCGCTTCTATGACAGAGCGTCTCCTGAACCAAAAAGTCGTAAGAAGAGTGATGATGAGGTCTTCTGCTTCGACGGATATGTGTTGACGCCGGGTCTGGCGCGGGCAATCAAGGCTGTGGCACCGCATGCCATCTTTAACGAGCCGATATTGATTGAAGGAGCGGAGGGAACCGGGAAAGATACGCTCGCTCATTCAATTCATCAATGTTCGGGTTTGTCCGGTCCCTTCATAACCGTAGATTGCGGAAGTTATCGTCCAGACATGTTTGAGGATGAATTGCACGGGACGCGAACTCGAGTCGGACTTATTGATCAGGCAGAGGGCGGAGTGCTCTACCTCAAAGACATCGATAAACTGACCGTGCCGATGCAGGAGATCCTGCTCGCGGAACTTGAATCCCTGTTGGTTTCCGATGACGAGGAAGAGGAAGTGGACGACGAGGACGAAGAATCTGAAGAAGAAGCTCAGGATGAGAGCGAGGAAGAACCAACGACTCAACTGATTGCTTGTTGCAGTCCGAGGATCAAAACACTATTGTCCAGAAGAAGATTCAGCCAAGAACTGTATACGAGTCTCAAGGTTGGCTATGCCGCGCTTCCTTCACTCCTGGACCACCCCAACGCAATCTTACCTCTGTTGAAGCTCTTTGTTAATGCCGCAGAATCGAAACGATCTGGGACGACGAAGACGAGGAAGGCGCCCACTGCCATAGACCAATACTCTTATGCGAAGGACGTCAGGGCGACCTTGACTCGCTTGAAGTGGCCGGGCAATTACGATGACTTGATCCGATGCGCCGAACGAGTAAGACAGGAGGTTACCGAGAAGCCGGGCCCGATCACCGGAGCCATGATAAAGCGGTGCCTCACCGGGCCGACAAAGTCACAAGCGAAGAAGGGAACTCGGGCCGTCGAAAGGTCCACCGCGAGCCCTACGCCTTCTTCAACTGCAAAGCCCGGCCTCGTTGGCCACTCTGAAGCTCAAGTCTCGGAATCGCCCACAAGCATTGGTAAGAAACCGCCTATAAACCAGCTCATTAAGACCTCTCATCCGATGATTGTAATCGTGCCGGACAAGCAGCTTGGCCCTGTGAGCGGCGTCAGCATGTCTCGCGCCTGGACACAGCAGCACGAGACTGAGTATCAACAACTGAGGTTAGACGACCGAGAGTGGGAAAATACCGTTCGGGCTGTCGAGCAGGCAGCGCGGGCTCTGTGCAACTCCATGTTTAGCGGAAAGTCTGGGGTCTTGAAGCGGGCACTCAAAGACAATTGGAAAGGTGAGTTCAAACGCGTTTTGATTGCACGATGGGTCATCTTAGCCATGGAGAAGCATGAGTGTGACCAGGCGACGAGGCTGCACAGGTTAGGATGGCTTGAAGAACCTAAACCGGGAAAAGACTACCAGAAGAAGTGTGAAAGCTACCGGCAGTATTGCTACCAGCTCGGATTCGTTCAACCGAAACAAGGAAACGTGCTCGAGAGAAGCTTCGTATGGCCAGAAGAACAGGCCTGGCTGGACGACTATATACCACCGCGCTAA